In Paenibacillus segetis, a single genomic region encodes these proteins:
- a CDS encoding hemolysin family protein, which yields MESDRLLVLNLVLIVILIALTAFFVAVEFAIVRVRGSRVDQLIAEGRKNALAVKQITSNLDGYLSACQLGITITALGLGWLGEPTVEKIMHPVFESLNVPEALNGILSFIIAFVIITYLHVVVGELAPKTIAIRKAESVAMITAKPLILFNKLMRPFIWTLNGSANQLVRLMGIKPASEQEEAHSEEELQIIINESFESGNINQSEYGYVNRIFAFDNMLAKEIMVPRTDMVCLYTDKTREENLEIIKEQQYTRFPVVSGSKDNVIGTINTKKFFLAYEDNPELEVSSILQPVMGVSEVTPVDQLLKRMQREGTHMAILIDEYGGTAGLVTIEDILEEIVGEIRDEFDQEEEQPIEHISEYHLIVDGKVTINQINDLLHSDLDTEDIDTIGGWLYGNHPEMNEGETIDHQDLTFKLLEKEPHRFRKLEIFKNVTEE from the coding sequence ATGGAAAGTGACAGGCTTTTGGTATTAAATTTGGTTTTGATCGTCATCCTTATCGCACTGACAGCGTTTTTTGTAGCGGTTGAGTTCGCGATAGTCCGTGTTCGTGGTAGTAGAGTGGACCAATTGATTGCTGAGGGGCGCAAAAATGCGCTTGCCGTTAAGCAAATAACCTCTAATTTAGACGGATATTTGTCAGCTTGCCAATTAGGAATTACGATTACAGCTCTCGGACTAGGTTGGCTTGGGGAGCCTACAGTTGAGAAAATCATGCACCCCGTATTCGAAAGTCTAAATGTACCTGAAGCATTAAACGGTATTCTATCTTTTATTATTGCTTTTGTTATTATCACTTATCTTCATGTTGTTGTGGGTGAATTGGCACCAAAAACAATCGCGATTCGCAAGGCAGAAAGTGTTGCGATGATTACAGCAAAACCACTGATCCTCTTCAATAAACTTATGCGTCCCTTCATCTGGACCTTAAATGGATCAGCTAATCAGCTTGTTCGGCTCATGGGTATCAAGCCCGCCTCTGAACAGGAAGAAGCCCATTCCGAGGAAGAGCTTCAAATCATTATTAATGAGAGCTTCGAAAGTGGAAATATTAATCAGAGCGAATACGGATATGTGAATCGTATCTTTGCTTTTGATAATATGCTCGCCAAAGAAATTATGGTCCCTCGCACCGACATGGTGTGCTTATATACAGATAAAACAAGAGAAGAAAATTTAGAAATTATTAAAGAACAGCAATATACAAGGTTTCCAGTTGTCTCAGGCAGTAAAGACAATGTGATTGGTACGATCAACACAAAGAAATTCTTTCTCGCTTATGAGGATAACCCAGAATTAGAGGTCTCTTCTATCCTACAGCCCGTTATGGGTGTGTCAGAAGTTACCCCAGTAGATCAGCTATTAAAACGGATGCAACGAGAAGGAACCCATATGGCTATCCTGATCGATGAGTATGGCGGAACTGCTGGACTTGTGACCATTGAAGATATTCTCGAAGAAATCGTCGGAGAAATTCGTGACGAATTTGACCAGGAAGAAGAACAGCCCATCGAGCATATTAGTGAATATCATCTAATCGTTGACGGTAAAGTTACGATTAACCAGATCAATGACCTGCTACACAGCGATCTGGACACTGAGGATATCGACACCATTGGTGGTTGGTTATATGGAAATCACCCTGAAATGAACGAGGGTGAAACAATAGATCATCAAGATTTGACCTTCAAGCTCTTGGAGAAAGAGCCTCATCGTTTCCGAAAACTTGAAATATTCAAGAATGTTACGGAAGAATAA
- a CDS encoding glycosyl hydrolase family 28-related protein: MDCRTIITRIWNPSPLTLNIKDAGAKGDGVTDDTAIFLEALQEAASHRNGGLVIIPPGIYRIDPKEALPLSNNVHIQGMGQPILRFDAQTSEHYGYEAFMVSGSNITIDSITIDGNKRLIRGVGIHTGSTDVKIVNTYIQNMSQPDDPQNPLYSAVVSGIMIYGHTERITIERSHITNISAVNREPVARGIMVWSEPGQPIARQIQIIGNTISHITPREDADGIFFDKSPSNSGLSDSLIDHNLFQYTAKRGIKIAMPGVTVSNNHIINSYSGNNHYLFPVTDPLPQDMYSAISIYADHVTVSGNTINGIGSYYSAIEADLGPLKHIVITDNSISGDPNAMVPDTSGIRLGKVTDFLITGNRIKYVDTGILFQDENDISSIPESSVANNILSDVGVGIRLPRESESHPKIR; the protein is encoded by the coding sequence GTGGATTGTCGAACTATCATCACGCGAATCTGGAACCCTTCACCCCTAACACTGAACATAAAAGATGCTGGCGCCAAAGGTGATGGTGTAACTGATGATACCGCTATCTTCTTAGAAGCCCTGCAAGAAGCAGCCAGTCATCGGAATGGAGGTCTTGTGATCATTCCTCCTGGGATATATCGCATAGACCCTAAAGAGGCATTGCCACTAAGCAACAATGTTCATATTCAGGGGATGGGACAACCTATTCTACGTTTCGATGCTCAAACCTCAGAGCATTATGGATATGAAGCGTTCATGGTATCTGGCAGCAATATTACCATAGATAGTATTACTATCGATGGTAATAAGCGCCTGATTCGAGGAGTCGGCATTCATACTGGTTCCACTGACGTAAAAATTGTAAATACCTATATCCAAAATATGAGCCAACCCGACGATCCACAGAACCCCCTCTATTCCGCCGTTGTCTCAGGTATTATGATATATGGTCACACCGAACGAATTACCATTGAACGATCCCATATTACAAACATATCTGCTGTAAATAGAGAGCCTGTGGCCCGTGGTATTATGGTCTGGAGCGAACCTGGACAACCTATTGCTAGACAAATTCAGATTATTGGAAATACTATTTCACATATAACACCACGAGAAGATGCTGATGGGATATTTTTTGATAAATCACCTTCGAACTCAGGTCTCTCTGATTCCCTAATTGACCATAACTTATTTCAATATACAGCCAAAAGAGGTATTAAAATCGCAATGCCAGGAGTCACTGTTAGCAATAATCATATAATCAACTCATATTCCGGAAATAATCATTACTTATTCCCGGTGACTGATCCCCTTCCACAGGACATGTATTCAGCTATCTCCATCTATGCAGACCATGTTACTGTATCGGGGAATACCATTAATGGGATCGGTAGTTATTACAGTGCAATTGAAGCCGACCTAGGGCCTTTAAAACATATTGTCATTACTGACAATTCTATCTCGGGAGATCCAAATGCAATGGTGCCTGATACAAGTGGAATCCGGCTTGGTAAAGTGACTGATTTCCTCATCACAGGAAACCGGATCAAATATGTAGATACGGGAATTCTTTTTCAGGATGAAAATGATATATCGTCTATTCCCGAAAGCTCCGTTGCAAATAATATACTTAGTGATGTGGGAGTTGGTATCCGCCTTCCGAGGGAATCCGAATCCCACCCAAAGATTCGTTAA
- a CDS encoding NAD-dependent epimerase/dehydratase family protein, with protein sequence MKVLVTGGAGFIGRCTVNQLIGQGDRVVVVDCTERNRSQSLEVEKLVTYYKVDITCDIEKLESIFAEERPDYVIHLAAQVSVRYSLVDPVEDADCNVMGTINVLKQCVRYGVKKFVFSSSAATYGNPKQIPIEENHETEPLSFYGLSKRVSEMYIQSYSHHFGLDYTILRYANVYGIRDTRTGEDGVVTAFVERILGGIPLEVYGDGQQTRDFIYVKDIAEANIAALRGGSQQIMNISSGKAVSLLEVIETLKQLCDASVTIQFLPHQKGDIEHSVLDNSKARSLLWWNPTYSLSDGLREIVNFENEIRRNPASVSHLVYNKIPAM encoded by the coding sequence ATGAAAGTGCTTGTTACGGGGGGAGCGGGATTTATTGGCCGCTGCACGGTTAATCAGCTTATAGGTCAAGGCGATCGGGTGGTCGTTGTCGACTGCACTGAGAGGAACAGATCACAGAGCCTAGAAGTAGAAAAGTTGGTTACCTACTACAAGGTGGATATCACTTGTGATATCGAGAAACTTGAATCTATTTTTGCTGAAGAGCGACCAGATTATGTCATTCATCTAGCAGCTCAGGTTAGCGTTCGGTATTCCTTGGTAGATCCAGTGGAAGACGCAGATTGTAATGTTATGGGGACGATCAATGTACTGAAGCAGTGCGTACGTTATGGTGTGAAGAAGTTCGTGTTCTCTTCTTCAGCGGCGACCTATGGTAATCCAAAACAAATCCCTATTGAAGAGAACCATGAGACAGAGCCACTATCCTTCTACGGGTTATCGAAGCGAGTGTCGGAGATGTATATTCAATCTTATTCACATCATTTTGGATTAGATTATACCATTCTTCGGTATGCGAATGTTTATGGAATCCGTGACACTCGTACAGGAGAAGATGGGGTTGTAACGGCATTTGTGGAACGAATCTTGGGAGGAATACCACTCGAAGTTTATGGAGACGGTCAACAGACACGTGATTTTATATATGTTAAGGATATTGCAGAAGCCAATATTGCTGCACTACGAGGAGGTTCGCAGCAGATTATGAATATAAGCAGTGGTAAGGCAGTTTCATTATTGGAAGTTATCGAGACACTGAAGCAATTATGTGATGCAAGTGTGACGATACAATTTCTGCCGCATCAGAAAGGAGACATTGAACACAGTGTCCTGGACAATAGCAAGGCCCGAAGTCTATTGTGGTGGAACCCCACTTATTCATTAAGTGATGGATTGCGTGAGATTGTTAACTTTGAGAATGAAATTAGAAGGAATCCTGCTAGTGTGAGCCACTTAGTCTATAATAAAATTCCGGCTATGTAA
- a CDS encoding sugar transferase translates to MIKLFRKSGMKVILLTLDCLLIYVSYVLAYELRYSLSVPFMKWDSFFVYAPWLGLFTILTYYCFNLYDFAGRRKPSQFLFNLIIAQLFVATGLIVLNYWMKSFILPRRILLIAIISQLFLSFSLRLVLFYIQSKVCSTKKALVILNDRNADADILQRIFYKGTPWFRIGKIVTLWNEPGNLPPANMWEDRDLKVLLLGQGISPWVKSELIRLAGARNMEVVLIPEFYELYLRDAEPQQIDDLLVYSIMPPQLNLLERCLKRLSDLVMASLLLVITSPIMIFMFIVIPMTSKGKSLYVQERVGLHEKPFHLFKFRSMVDNAEAGTGPVLAGEQDARITRLGQFIRATRIDELPQLFNVLLGDMSMVGPRPERGYFVEQFKEELPHYTYRLMVKPGLTGYAQVMANYSTIPCDKLRYDLMYIKRYSFLLDLKILFQTIRVVLQREQSKGINRDSGSVVALQFNESLGGIRIPSEGGYQLPHH, encoded by the coding sequence ATGATTAAGCTGTTTCGTAAAAGTGGGATGAAGGTTATTTTATTAACTTTGGATTGTTTATTAATCTATGTAAGTTATGTTTTGGCATATGAATTGAGATATTCCCTCAGTGTCCCTTTTATGAAATGGGATTCTTTCTTTGTTTACGCTCCATGGCTTGGTCTTTTTACGATACTGACATATTACTGCTTCAATTTGTATGATTTTGCAGGTCGTAGGAAGCCTTCGCAATTTCTGTTTAATTTGATTATTGCACAACTGTTTGTTGCAACTGGACTCATTGTACTAAATTACTGGATGAAGTCGTTCATCTTACCACGAAGAATCCTCTTGATTGCTATCATAAGCCAGCTTTTCTTGTCATTTAGCTTACGCCTTGTCTTGTTCTATATACAGAGTAAAGTTTGTAGTACTAAAAAAGCACTAGTTATCCTTAATGATCGCAATGCCGATGCCGATATCTTGCAACGGATTTTCTATAAAGGGACTCCTTGGTTTCGAATTGGGAAGATAGTTACACTGTGGAATGAACCAGGCAACCTGCCACCGGCAAATATGTGGGAAGATCGTGATCTGAAGGTGCTTTTATTGGGACAAGGAATTTCGCCTTGGGTGAAATCGGAGTTGATTCGATTGGCAGGTGCTAGAAATATGGAAGTTGTGCTTATACCAGAATTCTACGAATTGTATTTAAGAGACGCCGAGCCGCAACAAATTGACGATTTGCTGGTCTATTCCATCATGCCGCCACAGCTTAATTTACTGGAACGGTGTCTTAAACGGTTGTCAGACTTAGTGATGGCTTCGCTCCTGTTAGTGATAACTTCACCTATAATGATCTTTATGTTTATAGTTATTCCAATGACTTCAAAGGGTAAATCGCTTTATGTGCAGGAACGGGTAGGTCTACATGAGAAGCCTTTTCATTTATTTAAATTTCGGAGTATGGTTGATAATGCTGAAGCAGGTACAGGACCTGTATTGGCAGGTGAGCAGGATGCCCGGATAACAAGGTTGGGACAATTTATCCGAGCGACCCGGATTGATGAACTACCACAATTGTTCAATGTCTTATTAGGAGATATGAGTATGGTAGGTCCAAGACCTGAGCGGGGATATTTCGTAGAACAGTTTAAAGAAGAGCTCCCTCATTACACCTATCGCCTGATGGTCAAACCAGGCTTAACGGGTTATGCCCAAGTGATGGCCAACTACTCAACAATCCCTTGCGATAAACTTCGTTACGATCTCATGTATATTAAGCGGTATTCATTTCTACTGGACCTGAAGATATTGTTTCAAACAATCCGCGTTGTCCTGCAACGCGAGCAATCCAAGGGGATCAACAGAGATTCGGGTTCAGTTGTTGCTCTTCAGTTTAACGAATCTTTGGGTGGGATTCGGATTCCCTCGGAAGGCGGATACCAACTCCCACATCACTAA
- a CDS encoding amylo-alpha-1,6-glucosidase — MDRAYILGRSAWRSIQEGNEREWLIGNGIGGYANHSVPGGGYRMSHGYLVSSTKAPVNRVLVFTRTQEQVQISGKVYDLTSQQYVNWEKNGQQHLKQFKLDIVPEYHYQVEDVSIRKTVSLEYGHNTVVVCYEVTGGSEPMQLNIVPLFNHRSPGDVSEKGSLKFHKELTGNVLKLIPCDNPDLTIFFMSSTGQYLDRSTLPVTMATPNYTYEENHYYAFENRNGFLGVDHHYTPYEINISLKPYEKKSFYVKCSIESLEDKDGLTIVQEYKQRMNELVHQAGYDDRLANRLVEAGDHFIVDRKSTGLKTILAGYPWFTDWGRDTMIAFQGLALCTKRFAEAREILESFARYVRNGLIPNMFPDDGHAPLYNTVDASLWYFHSVYEYLKYTGGDDDYKFIQQVIYPKLKEIISAYQTGTDFSIRMDEDGLICAGGGLDQVTWMDVRVGDWVVTPRHGKPVEINALWYNALRIMGNLSERFGESSPYDELSHIVYNSFNKRFWNEEKRCLFDVVDVDLGNGNLTNDNAIRPNQIWAVSLPFTMLSEEKAKAVVGTTHKHLYTPYGLRSLSHEDKDYKAQYIGKLIDRDAAYHMGTVWAFPLGAFITAYCKVNNYTVEAVQVAKEMCELFEDHMQDGCIGGIAEIFDGDFPCTGRGCFTQAWSVGEILRAYTEDVLPNMK; from the coding sequence ATGGATAGAGCTTACATTTTAGGACGTAGTGCATGGCGAAGCATTCAAGAGGGAAATGAGCGAGAGTGGCTGATCGGCAATGGAATCGGAGGTTACGCCAACCATTCAGTTCCAGGTGGAGGGTACCGGATGTCGCATGGTTATTTGGTGTCTTCAACGAAAGCCCCTGTGAATCGCGTCTTGGTATTCACTAGAACGCAGGAACAGGTACAGATTAGCGGCAAAGTCTATGATCTAACCTCTCAACAATACGTCAATTGGGAGAAAAACGGCCAGCAACATTTGAAACAATTTAAGCTGGATATTGTACCTGAATATCACTATCAAGTTGAGGATGTTAGCATTCGCAAAACAGTATCACTTGAATACGGACATAATACAGTTGTTGTATGTTACGAAGTAACTGGTGGCAGTGAGCCCATGCAATTGAATATAGTTCCACTTTTTAACCATCGCTCTCCAGGTGACGTCTCTGAAAAAGGGAGTTTGAAGTTTCACAAGGAGTTGACTGGAAACGTTCTGAAGCTGATTCCATGCGATAATCCCGACTTAACGATATTCTTTATGTCATCGACAGGTCAATATTTAGATCGCTCGACATTGCCAGTAACGATGGCCACGCCGAATTATACATATGAAGAAAACCATTACTACGCCTTTGAGAACCGCAATGGCTTCCTTGGCGTGGATCATCATTATACTCCTTATGAAATTAACATCAGCCTGAAACCCTATGAAAAGAAATCATTCTATGTAAAGTGTTCCATAGAATCATTGGAAGATAAGGACGGGTTGACCATTGTCCAGGAATACAAACAAAGAATGAATGAACTTGTTCACCAGGCGGGATACGATGATCGGCTAGCGAATCGGCTAGTAGAAGCGGGAGACCACTTCATTGTGGACCGGAAATCAACGGGGCTAAAGACGATACTGGCTGGTTATCCGTGGTTCACCGATTGGGGTCGCGATACGATGATTGCCTTTCAAGGTCTAGCGCTCTGCACCAAACGGTTTGCAGAGGCCCGGGAAATTCTTGAATCGTTTGCACGGTATGTACGGAATGGACTAATCCCTAATATGTTCCCTGATGATGGACATGCTCCACTCTATAATACAGTTGATGCATCACTTTGGTACTTTCACTCGGTCTATGAATATTTGAAGTATACCGGAGGAGACGATGACTACAAGTTTATTCAACAGGTCATTTATCCCAAACTAAAAGAGATCATTTCTGCGTATCAAACAGGTACCGATTTCTCGATCAGGATGGACGAGGATGGGCTTATTTGCGCGGGTGGTGGCTTAGATCAAGTTACATGGATGGACGTTCGTGTGGGAGATTGGGTTGTAACTCCGAGGCATGGCAAACCTGTTGAAATCAATGCACTTTGGTATAATGCGTTGCGCATTATGGGTAATCTGTCGGAACGTTTTGGGGAATCATCACCATATGATGAACTATCTCACATCGTCTACAATTCCTTCAATAAGCGTTTCTGGAATGAAGAGAAGAGATGTTTGTTCGACGTAGTGGATGTAGATCTCGGTAATGGGAATCTAACAAACGATAACGCGATTCGTCCGAATCAAATTTGGGCGGTATCATTGCCTTTCACTATGCTATCAGAGGAAAAGGCGAAGGCGGTCGTCGGAACGACGCACAAACATTTGTATACTCCTTACGGGCTGCGCTCGTTATCACATGAAGACAAGGATTATAAAGCTCAGTATATAGGCAAGCTCATTGATCGCGATGCTGCGTATCATATGGGGACGGTCTGGGCTTTCCCATTGGGCGCTTTCATTACAGCTTACTGTAAGGTGAATAACTATACGGTGGAGGCTGTGCAGGTAGCCAAAGAGATGTGTGAATTGTTTGAAGATCATATGCAAGATGGTTGTATTGGTGGAATTGCTGAGATATTTGACGGAGACTTTCCTTGCACAGGAAGAGGTTGTTTCACTCAGGCATGGAGTGTTGGTGAAATTCTAAGGGCATATACCGAGGATGTTTTGCCGAACATGAAGTAA
- a CDS encoding DUF2628 domain-containing protein, with amino-acid sequence MYCYNCGTNVYEDDKFCVKCGAIVKPRQESNPDVPGFLRTTTHVDQETNEPATQNLAEDLKLFVGPRASVYARKWEENSHWNWAAFLFGGYWLLYRGMYLYLLIYIIGEALILNIASSMYPRFYFSSEMVIVLLFTNLITKIAFTAIANKLYLHHAKRKINAIKLRHPKDKETCDAKIVQAGETSLYIPIALAILPLLAAFVVMLFSFLHTYKQVNLDIQQHSQQVSR; translated from the coding sequence ATGTACTGCTATAACTGTGGCACAAATGTTTATGAAGATGATAAGTTCTGCGTAAAATGTGGTGCAATCGTAAAACCTCGTCAAGAGAGTAACCCGGATGTCCCTGGATTTCTCCGAACTACCACCCATGTAGATCAGGAAACAAATGAACCTGCTACTCAAAACCTTGCCGAAGATTTGAAACTTTTTGTCGGTCCGAGGGCGAGTGTGTATGCTCGGAAATGGGAAGAAAACAGCCATTGGAATTGGGCTGCTTTTCTATTTGGTGGGTATTGGTTGCTGTACCGGGGCATGTATCTCTACTTACTTATTTACATAATAGGTGAGGCACTAATACTGAATATTGCCAGCTCTATGTATCCAAGATTTTATTTCTCATCCGAAATGGTCATTGTTTTACTGTTTACTAATCTCATAACTAAGATCGCATTTACTGCTATTGCTAATAAATTATATCTACATCATGCTAAGCGAAAAATAAATGCAATCAAGCTACGCCATCCTAAGGATAAAGAGACCTGTGATGCAAAGATTGTTCAAGCGGGTGAAACAAGCTTGTATATTCCTATCGCACTTGCCATACTTCCTTTATTAGCTGCATTTGTCGTCATGCTGTTCAGCTTTTTACATACATATAAACAAGTCAATCTGGATATTCAACAACATAGTCAACAGGTAAGTCGATAA
- the pulA gene encoding type I pullulanase — MSVQRESDIPIHYGDLEVTNGISVFDPKFDDLFYYDGDDLGSTYSPEETKFRLWAPTSSEAYVILYDSWDGQPTNVLPMAQDVRGTWIVSVSGDIKDSYYTYRVKVGDQYNEAVDPYAKAVGVNGDRGVVLDFRSTNPEHWTEDKPPFSGAAVDAIIYELHVRDLSIHPRSGIKHKGKYLGLTESGTRGPDGIPTGLDHISKLGVTHVQLLPIYDYSTQSVDETKLDQPQYNWGYDPKNYNVPEGSYATDPYAPSVRINELKQTIQALHDRGLRVVMDVVYNHVYDGYLVNFTKLVPGYYLRYRPDGTFSNGAYCGNECASERAMVSKFIVDSIMYWAREYHIDGFRFDLMGLLDIRTMNEIRRNLDELDPSLIMIAEGWMMNDTVLPEGQRANQRNAVLLERIGQFNDDYRDAIKGNIFISSSKGFVSGGDGLEDSVRRGIVGGINYGGNLRQFAFEPQQTVNYVECHDNHTLWDKIVLSTEGQSDDERRSMHRLASAIVLTSQGIPFVHAGQEFMRSKNGVENSYKSPDEINALDWERCAAHQSDVEYMQNLIQLRKAHPAFSLREAQEIRQNLIFENSPSHCVAYTLRNHAGGDEALHLYVLYNASPVYTVLQLPELGAWKVRYGGEYVKNLDYNKLEVHGVGMVVLVVKSYTS; from the coding sequence ATGTCGGTACAGAGGGAAAGCGATATCCCGATTCATTATGGAGATCTTGAGGTAACAAACGGTATTTCGGTGTTTGATCCTAAATTTGATGATCTGTTCTATTATGACGGTGATGATCTAGGGTCAACCTATAGTCCCGAAGAGACGAAGTTCAGGTTATGGGCGCCAACTTCTTCGGAGGCCTATGTCATATTGTATGATTCATGGGATGGGCAGCCTACAAATGTACTGCCAATGGCCCAGGATGTACGAGGAACATGGATTGTATCTGTTTCAGGCGATATTAAGGATAGCTATTATACTTATCGCGTAAAGGTGGGAGATCAGTATAATGAGGCGGTTGATCCCTATGCTAAAGCTGTAGGTGTTAATGGTGATCGAGGAGTTGTGCTCGACTTCCGTAGCACAAATCCTGAGCATTGGACTGAAGACAAACCGCCGTTCTCTGGAGCAGCTGTAGACGCCATTATTTATGAGTTACATGTTCGAGATTTATCGATTCATCCTCGAAGTGGTATTAAGCATAAGGGCAAGTACTTGGGATTAACGGAGAGTGGAACTCGTGGACCGGACGGTATCCCCACAGGATTGGATCATATTTCTAAACTAGGAGTAACTCATGTTCAACTACTACCGATCTATGATTATTCAACACAAAGTGTTGACGAGACGAAGCTAGATCAACCGCAATACAACTGGGGATATGATCCGAAAAACTACAATGTTCCTGAGGGGTCCTATGCTACCGATCCTTATGCTCCTTCCGTTCGTATTAACGAACTGAAACAGACGATTCAGGCACTTCATGACCGTGGCTTGCGTGTCGTAATGGATGTGGTATACAACCACGTCTATGATGGTTACTTGGTCAATTTTACGAAGCTGGTTCCTGGCTACTATTTACGATATAGACCAGATGGTACATTCTCGAATGGCGCCTACTGTGGTAATGAATGTGCATCGGAACGTGCTATGGTCTCCAAATTCATTGTTGATTCTATTATGTACTGGGCTCGTGAATATCATATCGATGGCTTCCGTTTTGATTTAATGGGCCTGCTCGATATTAGAACGATGAATGAGATTAGACGTAACTTGGACGAATTGGATCCTTCGCTCATCATGATTGCGGAAGGTTGGATGATGAACGATACGGTATTACCTGAAGGACAGCGAGCCAATCAGAGAAATGCTGTTCTACTCGAGAGAATAGGCCAGTTTAATGATGACTATCGCGATGCGATCAAAGGCAATATTTTCATATCAAGCAGCAAAGGATTTGTCAGTGGCGGTGATGGACTAGAGGATAGCGTGAGGCGGGGGATTGTCGGAGGTATTAATTATGGTGGCAATCTAAGACAGTTTGCCTTCGAGCCTCAGCAAACCGTGAATTATGTGGAGTGTCACGACAACCATACCCTTTGGGACAAAATTGTGCTTTCAACTGAAGGACAATCTGATGATGAACGGCGAAGTATGCATCGCCTTGCTTCAGCGATTGTCTTAACGAGTCAGGGGATTCCATTTGTCCATGCGGGGCAGGAGTTTATGCGGAGTAAGAATGGGGTAGAGAACAGTTATAAGTCACCAGATGAGATTAATGCTTTGGATTGGGAGCGTTGTGCCGCCCATCAAAGTGATGTTGAGTATATGCAGAATCTAATTCAGCTGCGTAAAGCTCATCCAGCATTCTCATTACGAGAGGCCCAGGAGATTCGTCAGAACTTAATATTTGAGAATTCCCCCAGCCATTGTGTGGCTTATACATTACGGAACCATGCAGGAGGGGATGAGGCTCTCCATTTATATGTACTGTATAACGCTAGTCCTGTTTATACGGTTCTTCAATTGCCCGAGCTTGGAGCATGGAAGGTACGGTATGGTGGTGAGTATGTGAAGAATTTAGATTATAATAAGTTGGAGGTTCACGGAGTCGGTATGGTTGTGCTCGTAGTGAAATCCTACACTTCATAA